GGGGCTCAGCTGGACAGCGGTGGTGTCCTGCACCGTGTGCTCACTCGTTTCAATTTCAAAGGCCGTGTTGCCAGGTTTGATGAGACCAATGTTGGATCCTGGCTTGGATTTTCTGGCCCCGTGAGCTGGCGGCCTCCGGCTGCAGATGCAGCAGGCCCCGAAGAAGGTGAAGGCCACCACCAGCAAGATGGGTCCGATGATGATGGGGGGGTTGTTCACGGGGAGGAAGGTCCCGAATGCAAATGCTCCCACTAATGTGATGTTGATCCCTGCCAGCATGATGCAAAGTCCACACGcgcagcagagagcaggggaggggaggcccTGAGGTCGTGTCTTCTTCTGGATGGGTTTCTGGGTCAAAGAGGCACTGCTCTTTTCGCTGAACATGTTGAGGTGTGTCTCAGAGGTCACTTCAGTCCTTGCAGGGCGCACACTGTGCTGAGAAGGCTGCTACTGGTCTCCTGCTACCTTGAAAtccctggagaagagaagaatatGCAGCTGTTAGAGCAACAAGCCAAAGGTAACTGTCCACCACCATCCAAGGTGACCAGCATTTTCTCCAAGTCTGCTGGTACCAAGAGCTAAGTGAAAATCGAGGCCTGCTCTCAAGTCTGGGCTCTCTCAGGCCATGTTCACACGCAGCCAGCCTCAGGCTGGAGCACTGAGGTCAGTGTGTCCAGAGCCTTCAGCCATCCAGATGGATGCAGCATGACTGAATCCGAGCACGCAATGCCCTGGGGCCTAGACCTTGGCTCTGCCTCCAGTTTGAGCctcagcagagcactgcagctgTGTGGCTGAGCAGACAGACCCACATCATCAGCTCAGATGTGGTTCACACAGGCTTGGGACCTGCTGCCTACTTCTGCTCCACCCACTCCTCCCTTAAAATACAGCTTCTCCAGGACGTGCTGCGTGTCCCGTTGTCCATTCCGCCAGCAGCTGGTCTCACAGTGCTAGTCATGGCCCAGACAATACGGAGCACATACATCACATCGGGTGTGAACACAGAAGGGGCAAGGAAGCCTGTCTGCCTCAGCAGGTGTAAAACCAAACTTGTGCAAAGCTCCTGCACAAATAGACGGAGCTGGAAGAGGTCCCGTGTGGGAACCTACCCTTTCCTAGGACACATAGCCCTGCCAACCAGAGCAGCTTGTCCATGGCCGAGGTTATTGGACGTGATGGGAGCTGGCTTTGTGTTCACTGAACTTTGCTGGGAAGCCAAATTCCCAGAAGCCAAATTGCCAGCAGTTTGCTGGTGATGCCTTTGATTTTACAGGCAGGAGAGCAATTCTCTCCCCAGCCTGACTGCAAACAACAGCAGTGTGCTCTCTCGTACTCCCCTGCCTGGCTCCCTAGCTTCTTCCCGCCTCTGttgtcaaatattttgtaagGGAAAAACCTGATACCATGCAGGTTTCTACTGAAAGAGCCAAAAAATCACTGTTGTGCTATTAACACTgcatcatcatcaacaacaaaaataaataaataaaaatcccacaCCCATCACCCTGAAACACGCCAGTGGGATCAGCCGGCTGTTTCCAACATGCTTCCCAGGGTATAAAATTTTCCCATACCTCCAGCTGAGGCAAAgctctctctgctgctctttccagTGTCACATCTCATTGCCTTTACTCGGGGTTTTGTTCAGACCTGAATGAAGTGCAGCAGTGAACTTCCAGTGAAGTTTCTGTTGAGTGAGACATCAGCTGGAGCTGACAGGCACGAGCGCACTGAAGGATTCAATTCTTCCTCATCTGGGGATGTCTGTCTAGGGAAACCTCTCTGCAGGCAAAGATTTTTTCAGAACAGACAATGTGCAGGAGATAAAAGGCATTTTCTCCATTAGCTGGGCTAACAATATGGATATTTTTCCAGCAGTGTCCTTTTATTCTGCCTGGGAACCTTGGCACGCTGATGTGAGCTGGAGCCCTGACTCTTCTTTCACCAGCCCTGGAACAGCAGCAAGACAGCTCCTGgttagacacacacacacacacgttaAATCACATCACAGATTTTTTCTGTAAGGTTTGCTCCCACCTGACTCCTCAGCTTCCACCCTGCAAGAAACCCCGCTCCTGGGGAGCCAGGCAGCTATCGTGTGCCGAGCCCTAACGGGATGAACAAACCcaccagctgcctctgctcctaGGCTAGCCAGCGACCAGAGGGCACGTTCTCACTGAGATTTTCCAGAGGAGCTTCAACCCGGCACCCATCACATCTGTCACCTGCAATTACTCCAAGGGGACCGTGCTGGTTTCTGGATGCTTTCCAGGCTCGGTGATAACAGCCAGCACAGTCCCTGGTAGCTCTGTTCCTCTGCCTGCCACCGCTCTTGGTTATCACCAGGAGGGCAGAAGGTTAAGCTGGGGTAAAATCCTCCCCGTATCACCCCAGGATGTAACGGGAGGACAAGGAGGCTTGTTCAGGCACCACTAGTGATAACAAATCAGGGCAGCCTGTCCCAAAGGCAGTTCACTCCAGCAGGTTCCAGGTGGGTGCAGCTACCATCAGCTTTTCCCAGGCATTCATGGACACTTCccagaaggagggaggggatcATATCTACAGAAATAGGGCCGTGGCACATGCTGGAGAAGGATGGAGACCCTtcaccctgcagctgggctggcacAGGCAGCGGTCCCTCCTCGGGTCAGCCTAGGACAGGCAGAGAGCTCTGGGGATGTGCCAAGGGGCTGGCCAGGCGCTGGCAGCtacctgcctgctggcaggggaCGAGGGAAGATGGGAAGTTTGGAGATGGACTGCTGCAGTGGAAGCAGTGATGGGTAGCTTGCCAGAAGCTATCACTCTAGGAGGCCCATTGGGATGGGCGTCTGGGAACACATCAGT
This portion of the Oxyura jamaicensis isolate SHBP4307 breed ruddy duck chromosome 8, BPBGC_Ojam_1.0, whole genome shotgun sequence genome encodes:
- the TMEM275 gene encoding transmembrane protein 275 gives rise to the protein MFSEKSSASLTQKPIQKKTRPQGLPSPALCCACGLCIMLAGINITLVGAFAFGTFLPVNNPPIIIGPILLVVAFTFFGACCICSRRPPAHGARKSKPGSNIGLIKPGNTAFEIETSEHTVQDTTAVQLSPTNSPISSKKSTPVHESTKTCKLFTMEGNGPVAKYTTGGEAIQLNLPRDLAAS